The following are encoded in a window of Candida dubliniensis CD36 chromosome 4, complete sequence genomic DNA:
- the HIS5 gene encoding histidinol-phosphate aminotransferase, putative (In S. cerevisiae: catalyzes the seventh step in histidine biosynthesis) — protein sequence MFDISAIIRPNILTLEPYRCARDDFKTGILLDANENTHGPALPSPDEKEAALELNRYPDPHQHELKQQIISFREQNPNKYATEKLSIENLCLGVGSDESIDMLLRCVCVPGKDKMLICPPTYGMYSICATVNDVAIEKVPLTIPDFQIDVDGILAKVKSDPSIKLLYLTSPGNPTGKLINVEDIIKLVQESLKVWQGLIVVDEAYIDFTKPGSSMSTLVNQYPNLVVLQTLSKSFGLAGIRLGITFSCKKLSWYLNAMKYPYNISSLTSNVAIKATNEGLNIMENYVSKIVEQRELVLEKLLSLKYVGRNIGGLDSNFILIEILDKNGKPSNEVAKKLYNVLATDNSVVVRYRGSELNCVGGLRISIGTAEENKQLLTKFESVLNEINK from the coding sequence GTTAGATGCAAATGAAAATACCCATGGACCAGCTCTTCCATCCCCAGATGAAAAAGAGGCTGCATTAGAATTGAATAGATATCCAGATCCTCATCAACatgaattgaaacaacaaattattcTGTTTAGAGAACAGAACCCAAACAAGTATGCAAcagaaaaattatcaattgaaaacttgTGTCTTGGTGTTGGATCAGATGAAAGCATAGACATGTTATTGCGTTGTGTCTGCGTTCCAGGAAAAGACAAGATGTTAATTTGCCCTCCAACATATGGAATGTACTCTATTTGTGCCACTGTTAATGATGTTGCCATAGAAAAGGTTCCGTTAACGATTCCAGACTTTcaaattgatgttgatggGATACTTGCTAAAGTGAAATCAGATCCCAGTATCAAACTCTTGTATTTGACATCGCCTGGGAACCCTACAGGAAAGTTGATTAATGTGGAGGATATAATAAAGTTGGTACAGGAGCTGCTCAAAGTTTGGCAAGgtttaattgttgttgatgaagcATACATTGACTTTACTAAACCTGGCTCTTCTATGAGCACATTGGTTAACCAATATCCGAATTTGGTCGTATTGCAAACGTTATCGAAATCGTTTGGCTTGGCAGGAATCAGGTTGGGTATCACTTTTAGTTGCAAAAAGTTAAGTTGGTACCTTAATGCTATGAAGTACCCTTACAATATATCATCGTTGACCTCAAACGTTGCAATAAAAGCTACGAATGAGGGATTGAATATTATGGAGAATTATGTTTCAAAAATCGTGGAACAAAGAGAATTGGTgttagaaaaattattgagTTTAAAATACGTTGGTAGAAATATCGGTGGATTGGATTCAAATTTCATATTGATCGAAATTTTAGATAAAAACGGTAAACCATCAAATGAAGTTGCCAAAAAATTGTATAACGTATTGGCTACAGACAACTCGGTGGTGGTGAGATATAGAGGTTCTGAATTGAATTGCGTTGGAGGTTTAAGAATCTCCATCGGAACTGCAGAAGAAAACAAACAGTTGTTAACTAAATTTGAATCTGTTTTGAACGAAATCAATAAGTAA
- a CDS encoding mitochondrial 37S ribosomal protein MRPS17 (Similar to S. cerevisiae MRPS17), which translates to MARQNFVGVVISQGKMTKTVKVRVQGRVYDKRVDKEILTRKDYLVHDEGSICKEGDIVRIESIPKISKRKAFAIAEIKVNKGQQFAAYEEMAKKQVKLEEEKEAKNFIEHRDKFSKIITQLDDLKRMDRLTHEITSNLEDDHTKLIEEINQIKEKYNIKSWPTTESTVDLALNEPAFSDEKEKRLYFIQYILNELMNNVKYDEIRKSIVENKLKKSIEKVSKSIQKNVVRRYMLDTRNECPVPLP; encoded by the coding sequence ATGGCAAGACAAAATTTTGTGGGAGTAGTCATTTCCCAAGGGAAAATGACAAAGACAGTCAAAGTCCGTGTTCAAGGAAGAGTGTACGATAAGCGTGTTGACAAAGAGATTCTTACCAGAAAGGATTACTTGGTTCATGATGAAGGTAGCATTTGTAAAGAAGGTGACATTGTCCGTATTGAAAGTATACCAAAGATTTCAAAACGAAAAGCATTTGCCATTGCCGAAATCAAAGTGAATAAAGGTCAGCAATTCGCAGCCTATGAAGAAATGGCCAAGAAACAAGTTAAACtcgaagaagaaaaagaagcaAAGAACTTCATTGAACATAGAGACAAATTCAGCAAAATCATAACTCAATTAGATGATTTGAAAAGGATGGATAGGTTGACTCATGAGATTACCAGTAACTTAGAGGATGACCACACCAAACTAATTGAAGAgattaatcaaataaaagaaaaatacaACATAAAATCATGGCCAACGACAGAGTCTACAGTTGATCTCGCCTTGAACGAACCAGCATTTTCcgatgaaaaagaaaagagatTATACTTTATACAATACATcttaaatgaattgatgAACAATGTCAAGTATGATGAAATAAGAAAGTCTATTGTTGAAAACAAGTTAAAGAagtcaattgaaaaagttaGCAAGTCTATACAAAAGAATGTTGTCAGAAGGTACATGTTGGACACAAGAAATGAATGTCCGGTTCCATTGCCTTAG
- the TOK1 gene encoding outward-rectifier potassium channel, putative (In C. albicans: outwardly rectifying, noisily gated potassium channel; modulates sensitivity to human salivary histatin (Hst5) - Baev D, et al. (2003) Killing of Candida albicans by human salivary histatin 5 is modulated, but not determined, by the potassium channel TOK1. Infect Immun 71(6):3251-60), whose protein sequence is MGFRAPMNGLAKNSKSSAFASFDSVSVMHIVNKAKDKIVPDPQFHKSITDQGIRHYQEKLSPLFQNSYHGVSSNTNEQDSPYMKSPVTLQHALNVRLESILNLNVRPGEPYFVLWFLISSYFPLIAACLGPLANMISIVALVEHWKLDIITNKKVPDIPKVVVMNAISLALGLIGNVSLLMNFSRSVKYLVSQSVSIIAWLCASALLAAALLVTNREFGGENPKYVPSEGFYFAAFTSGNYFVCMLILVINFMGFSLKKYPPTFNLDQKQRTLMLFTILFSSWTIIGAFTMGSLIDDISYGSALYYCIVSFLTIGLGDILPKTSGAKVAVLVFSLGGVLIMGLIVATLRSVILSSAAPAIFWNDVEKARTALLAQLERENRELTSEESFHEMRVLRRKVKSRHKKVSLVLTITVFMIFWLIGALIFQRIEKWSYFNAMYFCFLCLITIGYGDYAPKTSLGRVFFVSWAVGAVPLMTILVSNVGDALYDIFNDISAWFSTWMFSTKEEYTDLKRRKKRLQEDQEDQLTVNSEAVRSSELDEDLDLAKMEREASLEASDGDSNGNIRTVSNNEEDISNEDNDTCITNASGSNMQQDKENNSCSERSVSKSGKQDFNIERIRQKIASKKQVHEMLIDYLEKMKPLIGDSIESPNRKYSYKQWKGAYDGFWLSESSPLRLPLKEPNYLILKIYFEIEMMLRGLVDKEIEDLKAMTIQDVPNGSSPSASTDRNIARTIKFDDDK, encoded by the coding sequence ATGGGTTTTCGTGCACCTATGAATGGTTTAGCCAAGAACTCAAAATCTTCAGCTTTTGCATCATTTGATTCTGTATCTGTCATGCATATAGTAAACAAAGCAAAAGATAAGATAGTACCCGATCCACAGTTCCATAAGAGCATTACAGATCAAGGAATTCGACATTATCAAGAAAAGCTATCTCCACtatttcaaaattcttATCATGGTGTAAGCTCAAACACCAATGAGCAAGATTCTCCCTATATGAAATCACCGGTGACATTGCAGCATGCGTTGAATGTACGTTTGGAAAGTATACTCAATTTAAATGTTCGACCGGGGGAGCCATACTTTGTATTATGGTTCTTAATTTCTAGTTATTTTCCATTGATTGCCGCATGTCTAGGGCCCTTGGCAAACATGATATCGATCGTCGCCTTAGTTGAGCATTGGAAATTAGATATTATTACGAACAAAAAAGTCCCTGACATACCAAAGGTAGTTGTAATGAATGCAATTTCATTAGCGTTGGGCTTGATCGGCAATGTTTCGTTGTTGATGAACTTTTCGCGATCAGTCAAGTATTTGGTCAGTCAATCGGTTTCTATAATTGCATGGCTTTGCGCCAGTGCCTTGCTTGCAGCAGCACTTTTGGTGACAAATAGAGAATTTGGTGGCGAGAATCCAAAGTATGTTCCCTCAGAAGGTTTTTATTTTGCGGCATTCACATCTGGTAATTATTTTGTATGTATGCTTATTTTGGTAATCAATTTCATGGGATTTAGTTTGAAGAAATATCCCCCCACATTTAATCTAGATCAAAAGCAGAGAACATTGATGTTATTCACGATTTTGTTTTCTAGTTGGACAATAATAGGAGCTTTCACTATGGGATCTTTGATAGATGATATAAGTTATGGTTCAGCATTGTATTACTGcattgtttcttttttaactATTGGGTTGGGTGATATTTTACCTAAAACTTCCGGTGCCAAGGTTGCTGTCTTGGTGTTCTCTTTAGGGGGCGTGTTGATAATGGGGTTGATTGTTGCTACTCTTCGTCTGGTTATACTATCTTCTGCAGCTCCAGCTATCTTTTGGAACGATGTGGAAAAGGCCAGAACAGCCCTATTGGCCCAATTGGAAAGAGAAAACAGAGAGCTAACACTGGAAGAAAGTTTCCATGAAATGAGGGTACTAAGACGTAAAGTGAAATCCAGACACAAGAAGGTATCGTTAGTATTGACTATTACAGTATTCATGATATTTTGGCTTATTGGGGCGCTAATATTTCAAAGAATTGAGAAATGGTCGTATTTCAACGCCATGTATTTCTGCTTTTTGTGTTTGATCACCATTGGCTATGGTGATTATGCACCCAAGACCAGTCTCGGACGtgtcttttttgtttcatgGGCTGTAGGGGCCGTCCCTTTGATGACCATCTTAGTCTCAAATGTTGGTGATGCATTATATGACATTTTCAACGACATAAGTGCCTGGTTTTCTACCTGGATGTTTTCcacaaaagaagaatacaCAGATTTGAAAAGGAGGAAAAAGAGGTTGCAGGAGGATCAAGAGGACCAGCTTACAGTAAACTCTGAGGCAGTTCGCAGTAGCGAGCTTGATGAAGATTTGGATCTTGCAAAAATGGAACGTGAAGCCAGCCTTGAAGCAAGTGATGGTGACTCCAATGGTAATATTAGGACCGTTAGCAATAACGAGGAAGATATTCTGAATGAGGATAATGATACTTGCATTACAAACGCAAGTGGCTCCAATATGCAACAAGACAAAGAGAATAATTCTTGTTCGGAAAGGTCTGTTTCTAAATCAGGAAAACAAGATTTCAACATTGAAAGAATACGGCAAAAGATTGCTTCTAAGAAACAAGTACATGAAATGCTAATAGattatttggaaaaaatGAAACCTTTGATTGGGGACAGTATTGAATCACCAAACAGAAAGTATAGCTATAAGCAATGGAAAGGAGCATATGATGGGTTCTGGTTGAGTGAATCGTCGCCTTTGAGATTGCCTTTAAAAGAGCccaattatttaattttgaaaatttattttgaaattgaaatgatGTTGCGAGGTTTGGTCGACAAGGAGATAGAAGACTTAAAAGCGATGACTATACAGGATGTGCCTAATGGATCTTCTCCAAGTGCTTCAACTGATAGAAATATTGCAAGAACAATAAAGTTTGACGACGATAAATGA
- a CDS encoding nucleoside transporter, putative (Similar to S. cerevisiae FUN26): protein MSTDSAGNLTTNNTHDPTIFQIKGLLKVKLSQLKYFTFTVIGIALLWPWNCFLSASAYYGERFINSPSLVKVYSSTMMSVSTITSTAYNFYLSQRQTNVNYNFRVQVGFYITIFVFLFMAVSCVADWIIDMNDVAFFIALMFMVLLSAMATCLAQNGTMAIVNVLGGIYANAVMVGQAVAGVLPACALIISILLVGDKASDQHHRVEKNYGVFVYYITASLVCIVSLLLLYLVTYHKNEIGYQRLDQLVEEDDSGAVEEQETVDPIHTQKKFVPFTVLWGKLNLIVMTIFFTFGVTLIFPVFASVVESVHTDSQSRFLNKNIYIPFIYLVWNLGDLLGRVLCGYPRLHMLIESPKSQLVYALSRLIFIPLFLTCNIHPGRSEPYIKSDLWYIGLQLLFGISNGQLCTSAFMIVGDYCDTDDEKEAAGGFTTVFLSTGLAVGSVLSYLLVFVVN from the coding sequence ATGTCTACAGATAGCGCAGGCAACCTTACCACAAATAATACACATGACCCAactatttttcaaatcaaaggGTTACTTAAAGTCAAGCTTTCGCAATTAAAGTATTTCACTTTTACAGTTATTGGCATAGCATTGCTATGGCCATGGAATTGTTTTCTATCTGCTTCAGCCTATTATGGTGAAAGGTTTATAAACTCACCTTCTTTGGTTAAAGTTTATTCCTCGACTATGATGAGTGTTTCCACAATTACCTCGACGGCATACAATTTTTACTTGTCCCAACGCCAGACAAATGTCAATTACAATTTCAGAGTGCAAGTTGGATTTTACATTACGATATTTGTGTTTTTATTTATGGCGGTTTCATGTGTAGCCGACTGGATTATTGATATGAACGACGTAGCATTTTTCATTGCTTTAATGTTTATGGTGTTGTTGTCAGCCATGGCCACATGTTTAGCTCAAAATGGTACCATGGCTATAGTCAACGTTCTAGGTGGTATCTATGCCAATGCGGTAATGGTGGGTCAAGCTGTTGCTGGGGTTTTACCGGCGTGTGCTTTgattatatcaatattattagttgGTGACAAAGCGTCAGATCAGCATCATCGTGTTGAAAAGAACTACGGAGTATTTGTGTACTACATCACCGCTAGTTTAGTTTGTattgtttctttgttgCTACTATATTTGGTCACCTACCACAAGAATGAAATTGGTTACCAAAGACTCGATCAATTagtagaagaagacgaTTCTGGTGCAGTTGAAGAGCAAGAGACGGTCGACCCAATACACACACAGAAGAAGTTTGTACCGTTTACGGTTTTATGGGGCAAATTAAACCTTATTGTAAtgactattttttttacgTTCGGGGTAACCTTGATATTTCCTGTCTTTGCATCCGTGGTAGAATCCGTGCATACCGATTCTCAGTCAAGATTTCTTAATAAGAACATATACATACCGTTCATATACTTGGTTTGGAACCTTGGTGATTTGCTAGGTAGAGTTCTTTGTGGCTACCCAAGACTACATATGTTGATTGAAAGTCCAAAATCTCAACTAGTTTACGCTTTATCACGGTTGATATTTATCCCCTTGTTTTTGACATGTAATATACACCCAGGCCGGTCCGAACCATACATCAAGTCAGACTTATGGTACATTGGTTTACAGTTGCTTTTTGGGATATCAAATGGTCAATTGTGTACCTCAGCGTTTATGATTGTTGGTGACTATTGTGATACTGACGATGAAAAAGAGGCTGCTGGTGGGTTTACAACCGTGTTCTTAAGCACTGGCTTAGCGGTCGGCAGTGTATTGAGCTATTTATTAGTGTTTGTAGTAAACTAA